The Micropterus dolomieu isolate WLL.071019.BEF.003 ecotype Adirondacks linkage group LG20, ASM2129224v1, whole genome shotgun sequence genome has a segment encoding these proteins:
- the spi1b gene encoding transcription factor PU.1b: protein MLHPYRMESYLIPPHSEEMYDPEIYRHPITEYYNPYVLDADIQADHWDYHTHPHIHPVEFENLQEANFTELQSVQALHPPGLIRHEAIRYEPENLLDPNLGANSHVLQQPVAFFSRPVYQPHVSQRSSDDEEHEGRSPPLEVSDDECLRERVSYVTPGDLGNKKKIRLYQFLLDLLRNGDMKDSIWWVDRDKGTFQFSSKHKEALAHRWGIQKGNRKKMTYQKMARALRNYGKTGEVKKIKKKLTYQFSDEVLGKSHLERKPYV, encoded by the exons ATGTTGCATCCATACAGAATGGAGAGCTACCTCATCCCACCT CACTCAGAAGAAATGTACGATCCTGAGATCTACAGACATCCAATTACAGAATATTATAATCCATATGTTTTAGATGCTGATATCCAGGCAG ATCACTGGGACTACCACACTCACCCTCACATACACCCTGTAGAGTTTGAAAACCTGCAGGAGGCCAActtcacagagctgcagagtgtGCAGGCTCTCCACCCGCCCGGCCTCATACGACACGAGGCCATACGATATGAACCCGAAAACCTGCTTGATCCAAATCTTGGGGCAAATTCACATGTGTTACAGCAACCA GTAGCGTTCTTCTCTCGACCTGTGTATCAACCACACGTGTCCCAGCGCAGCTCTGATGATGAGGAGCACGAAGGACGAAGTCCCCCGCTGGAGGTGTCTGATGATGAGTGTCTGAGAGAGCGAGTCTCATATGTCACACCAGGAGATCTGG GCAATAAAAAGAAGATCCGTTTGTACCAGTTCCTGTTGGACCTTTTAAGGAACGGCGATATGAAGGACAGTATCTGGTGGGTTGACAGAGACAAAGGGACATTCCAGTTTTCTTCCAAACACAAGGAGGCTCTTGCACACCGCTGGGGAATCCAGAAGGGAAACCGCAAAAAAATGACCTATCAGAAGATGGCCCGTGCCCTGCGCAACTACGGCAAAACTGGAGAggtgaaaaagataaaaaagaagcTGACGTACCAGTTCAGTGATGAGGTTCTGGGGAAGAGTCATCTGGAGAGAAAACCATATGTGTAG